The following are encoded in a window of Flavobacterium cupriresistens genomic DNA:
- a CDS encoding CHC2 zinc finger domain-containing protein, with the protein MISNILTKDIIFSHTTAENIYLKFLNLVECPKGNISSPFSDDKKASFRFYKNGTFKCNSSGKQGDAFEFVANLKQLDCKAQFNEVLKVVAKEMNLFVPTQGDKKAVAKKSQTIAKPLQNPEIEETPFVLNVVNTQMKEHHFAFWNNLGVQKELLEKYNIRAVEKYSFFSTAKNKDFNFNIKENVLVFSYEVNGNFEVYAPAQPNKKQPKIFSNGLQNGDIFGLDQLGTEKTENLIICAGKKDTVVAVSRGFKAITFRSETHNPTALQIKSLQSLCKNLFICYDNDKGGETGRNAITDKFPKIIPLQLPKNETIKGYDLTDYFQEHTPEHFQGIIDLAIKSKSDVVDLQENKEEYAQYELPKEVKTPIAELINDIEKYRMFMANNQIWMMQGDTKKYFKSVSNFVVRIIQHMQDEKLPMKLIKIRNVHKQEKIFDVLSDKLNTPQKFDDIVTSHGNYLWSGTPKDFHILRTYLFDKMGNGKKIDCLGWQKEDSFWLWNNKVNLCDGSKIEIDENGIFKHKEISYYVPSANKVYKENAFKYEPQKRVCVRASNVAIEGYLSKMFEVHRNNSISAILFTIASIFQDIVVDELKAFPILFFHGKASSGKDQLANCCQSFFGKPQSAINIEGGASTLKAHIREFAQFVNIICQFSEYKNGDKQLDGILKGIWDRNGYKRGTLDSHVSTETVPILSSLILTGNHSPDDEALITRLLWLDMSKNTFTDDEVKKYDELADMTEKGISSFTDDLLKERSRFLSDFKTKFRLYKTTISAKMPIGSPSRFSTNFAILGATYEIFKDTIRFPFTYAQMMEHFTKISEFQMNKINSASTSNKWWDCFLVCIKTNGDNKLDYDRDIKVEGSVLYFNFSNTYDKIQRQWYNQYKEMIPSKATMQDTVKKENAFIEIKSSFRFRTGRDGSVTSAFVIDFSKLSNFQEINEAVHFMNTMP; encoded by the coding sequence ATGATTTCAAATATTTTGACCAAAGATATAATTTTTAGCCATACCACGGCTGAGAATATTTACCTAAAATTTTTAAATCTTGTAGAATGTCCAAAAGGAAATATTTCTAGTCCTTTTTCAGACGATAAAAAAGCATCGTTTAGGTTTTACAAAAATGGAACTTTTAAGTGTAATAGTTCAGGTAAACAAGGGGATGCATTCGAGTTTGTGGCCAATTTAAAACAATTGGATTGCAAAGCGCAATTCAATGAAGTCTTAAAGGTAGTTGCAAAGGAAATGAATTTATTTGTACCTACCCAAGGTGATAAGAAAGCCGTTGCAAAGAAAAGCCAAACCATTGCAAAGCCGTTGCAAAACCCTGAGATAGAAGAGACCCCTTTTGTACTTAATGTTGTTAATACTCAAATGAAAGAACATCATTTTGCTTTCTGGAACAATTTAGGTGTACAAAAAGAGCTTTTAGAAAAGTACAATATTAGAGCCGTTGAAAAATATAGTTTTTTTAGTACTGCAAAAAATAAAGATTTCAACTTTAATATAAAAGAAAATGTCTTAGTTTTTAGCTATGAAGTAAACGGAAATTTTGAAGTTTATGCACCTGCGCAACCCAATAAAAAGCAACCTAAAATATTTAGTAATGGTTTGCAGAATGGGGACATCTTCGGATTAGATCAATTAGGAACCGAAAAAACAGAAAATTTAATCATTTGTGCAGGAAAAAAAGATACCGTTGTTGCGGTTTCCCGAGGTTTTAAAGCGATCACCTTTAGAAGTGAAACCCACAATCCTACTGCTTTACAAATAAAGTCTTTACAAAGCCTTTGCAAAAACCTTTTTATCTGTTATGACAACGATAAAGGCGGGGAAACTGGACGTAATGCCATTACAGACAAATTCCCGAAGATCATACCTTTGCAACTGCCAAAAAATGAGACTATTAAAGGATATGACCTTACTGATTATTTCCAAGAACACACTCCTGAACACTTTCAAGGAATCATTGATTTGGCTATAAAGAGCAAAAGTGATGTTGTTGATTTACAGGAAAATAAAGAAGAATACGCTCAATATGAATTACCAAAAGAGGTAAAAACTCCCATCGCAGAGCTAATTAACGACATAGAAAAGTACAGAATGTTTATGGCAAACAATCAAATTTGGATGATGCAAGGAGACACAAAAAAATACTTCAAATCGGTTTCTAATTTCGTTGTAAGAATCATTCAGCACATGCAAGATGAAAAGCTTCCAATGAAACTTATTAAAATTAGAAATGTACATAAACAGGAGAAAATTTTCGATGTTCTTTCGGATAAGCTAAACACCCCACAAAAATTTGATGATATTGTTACCTCGCATGGGAATTATCTTTGGTCAGGAACTCCAAAGGATTTCCATATTTTAAGAACTTACCTATTTGACAAAATGGGTAACGGAAAGAAAATTGATTGCTTAGGATGGCAAAAAGAGGATAGTTTTTGGCTATGGAACAACAAAGTAAATCTCTGTGATGGGAGTAAAATTGAAATAGACGAAAACGGTATTTTTAAACACAAAGAGATTTCTTATTACGTTCCCTCAGCAAACAAAGTTTACAAAGAAAATGCATTTAAATATGAACCTCAAAAAAGAGTCTGTGTAAGGGCTTCAAATGTGGCTATTGAGGGCTATTTATCTAAGATGTTTGAGGTGCATAGAAATAATTCTATATCTGCAATTCTCTTTACTATTGCGAGCATATTTCAAGATATTGTCGTTGATGAATTAAAAGCGTTTCCGATACTATTTTTTCACGGTAAAGCTTCATCAGGAAAAGACCAATTAGCGAATTGTTGTCAGAGCTTTTTTGGTAAACCACAATCGGCAATTAATATCGAGGGTGGGGCATCTACTTTAAAGGCTCACATTAGGGAATTTGCGCAATTCGTTAATATAATTTGTCAGTTTTCCGAGTATAAAAATGGAGATAAGCAACTCGATGGAATATTAAAAGGTATTTGGGATAGAAATGGATACAAAAGAGGGACATTAGATAGTCATGTAAGTACAGAAACTGTACCCATACTATCATCATTAATCTTAACGGGGAATCATTCGCCAGATGATGAAGCCTTGATAACTCGTTTACTTTGGTTGGATATGAGTAAAAATACTTTTACCGATGATGAAGTAAAAAAATATGATGAACTGGCAGATATGACTGAAAAAGGAATCAGTTCATTTACGGACGATTTGCTAAAAGAAAGAAGCCGATTTTTAAGCGATTTCAAAACAAAATTCAGACTTTACAAAACGACTATATCCGCAAAGATGCCTATAGGATCTCCAAGTCGATTCTCCACAAATTTTGCAATTCTAGGGGCTACTTATGAGATTTTTAAAGATACTATACGTTTTCCCTTCACTTATGCTCAGATGATGGAGCATTTTACAAAAATTAGTGAATTCCAAATGAATAAAATTAATTCGGCAAGTACTTCCAATAAATGGTGGGATTGCTTTTTGGTTTGTATTAAAACCAACGGAGACAATAAGCTGGATTACGATAGGGATATAAAAGTGGAAGGAAGTGTCTTATATTTCAATTTTTCCAATACTTACGATAAAATACAAAGGCAATGGTACAATCAATATAAGGAAATGATACCAAGTAAAGCAACAATGCAGGATACAGTAAAAAAAGAAAATGCATTTATTGAGATCAAAAGTAGTTTCCGTTTCCGAACAGGAAGAGACGGCTCGGTAACTTCGGCTTTTGTTATAGATTTTAGCAAATTAAGCAATTTTCAGGAAATAAATGAGGCTGTTCATTTCATGAATACAATGCCATAA
- a CDS encoding DUF6705 family protein — protein sequence MKNYINFAIFFILLNSCVAQSPVLDIMDNSGFESVRGAYYKDTKNVLNGYDGTYLYNNGNILFKIKLQKNVMTSMNGAYYEDLVVGEYQWIENGVEKVNTLNQLTSTSNLNNIRGKRVLIGNVYGCKDCSPTEKRLRLGFKEATSPHIGEIDIRKTTVNGKEAIIVKIWYTGPIAVKEGAPLPKDGVVMAGKYTMIKQ from the coding sequence ATGAAAAACTATATTAATTTCGCCATATTTTTTATTCTTTTAAACAGCTGTGTGGCGCAAAGTCCTGTGCTAGATATTATGGATAATTCAGGTTTTGAGAGCGTAAGAGGCGCATATTACAAAGACACTAAAAATGTATTAAACGGATATGATGGCACTTACTTGTACAATAATGGCAACATATTATTTAAAATAAAACTGCAAAAAAATGTTATGACTTCTATGAATGGTGCTTATTACGAGGACTTGGTTGTAGGAGAATACCAATGGATTGAAAATGGGGTTGAGAAGGTGAATACTTTAAACCAATTAACGTCCACCAGTAATTTAAACAATATAAGAGGCAAAAGAGTTTTGATAGGAAATGTATATGGTTGTAAAGATTGCAGCCCAACTGAAAAGAGACTTAGACTTGGTTTTAAAGAGGCGACATCTCCTCATATAGGAGAAATTGACATTAGAAAAACAACCGTTAACGGAAAAGAGGCTATAATAGTAAAGATTTGGTATACGGGTCCTATTGCGGTGAAAGAAGGTGCTCCACTGCCAAAGGATGGAGTTGTTATGGCTGGTAAGTATACGATGATAAAACAATAA
- a CDS encoding ribose-phosphate pyrophosphokinase, producing MSHLEPEAKIFACSQSVYLAEKIAEQYGIPLGKVTMSTYSDGEFQPSYEESIRGLRVFIVCSTFPTADNLMELLLMIDAAKRASARHITAVMPYFGWARQDRKDKPRVPIGAKLVANLLDAAGATRVMTMDLHADQIQGFFEKPVDHLFASTIFLPYVESLKLENLTIASPDMGGSKRAYAYSKFLESDVVICYKQRKAANVIDTMELIGEVKGRNVILVDDMIDTGGTLAKAADLMIEKGALSVRAICTHAILSGDAYDKIENSKLSELIVTDSIPLKRESKKIRVVSCAPLFAEVMHMVHHNNSISGKFIM from the coding sequence ATGTCGCACCTAGAACCAGAAGCTAAAATTTTTGCTTGTTCACAAAGTGTTTATCTTGCAGAAAAAATTGCAGAACAATACGGAATTCCGTTAGGGAAAGTAACGATGTCAACATACAGTGATGGAGAATTTCAACCATCGTATGAAGAATCAATTAGAGGATTACGTGTTTTTATCGTTTGTTCGACATTTCCAACAGCCGATAATTTGATGGAATTGTTACTAATGATTGATGCAGCAAAGCGTGCATCAGCAAGACACATTACAGCTGTTATGCCTTATTTTGGTTGGGCAAGACAGGATAGAAAAGACAAACCAAGAGTTCCGATTGGAGCAAAATTAGTAGCTAATTTATTAGATGCTGCCGGAGCGACAAGAGTAATGACAATGGATTTACACGCAGATCAAATCCAGGGGTTTTTCGAAAAACCGGTAGACCATTTATTTGCCTCTACCATCTTTTTACCATACGTAGAAAGTTTAAAGTTAGAAAATCTAACTATTGCATCTCCGGATATGGGAGGTTCAAAAAGAGCATATGCTTACTCTAAGTTTCTGGAATCAGATGTAGTAATCTGTTACAAACAAAGAAAAGCAGCTAACGTTATCGACACTATGGAACTGATTGGTGAAGTAAAAGGACGTAACGTAATACTAGTAGACGACATGATCGATACGGGTGGAACATTAGCGAAAGCAGCAGACTTAATGATCGAAAAAGGAGCATTAAGCGTTAGAGCAATTTGTACACACGCTATATTATCAGGTGACGCTTACGATAAAATTGAAAATTCGAAATTAAGCGAATTAATAGTTACCGATTCTATTCCGTTAAAGAGAGAATCAAAGAAAATCAGAGTAGTGAGTTGTGCGCCTCTTTTTGCTGAAGTTATGCACATGGTGCACCACAACAATTCCATTAGTGGAAAATTCATTATGTAA
- a CDS encoding 50S ribosomal protein L25/general stress protein Ctc, with protein sequence MKSITIKGSERESVGKVSTKALRNAGAVPCVLYGGNQAVHFSADAAAFKNLVYTPNAHTVVIELGKGKSFNAILQDIQVHPVSDKILHIDFFQLFDDKEITMEVPVKIVGTSKGVLAGGVLRLNTRKLKVKALPKDLPDFVEADITPLEMGNKLYVTKVGSPEYKVMHPDNTVVAQVRISRAAMKAAQEAAKAAKAPAKGKKK encoded by the coding sequence ATGAAATCGATTACAATTAAAGGATCAGAAAGAGAAAGCGTGGGCAAAGTGTCAACTAAAGCCTTACGTAATGCTGGAGCGGTTCCTTGCGTGTTATACGGAGGAAATCAAGCAGTACACTTCTCAGCAGACGCTGCAGCGTTCAAAAACTTGGTTTACACTCCAAATGCACACACAGTTGTGATTGAGCTTGGAAAAGGAAAATCATTCAATGCAATTTTGCAAGATATCCAAGTTCACCCAGTATCAGACAAAATTTTACACATTGACTTCTTTCAATTATTTGATGACAAAGAAATCACTATGGAAGTTCCTGTGAAAATCGTTGGTACATCTAAAGGTGTTCTTGCAGGTGGTGTTTTACGTTTAAACACTCGTAAATTAAAAGTTAAAGCTTTACCTAAAGATCTTCCTGATTTTGTTGAAGCTGACATTACTCCACTTGAAATGGGTAACAAATTATACGTTACTAAAGTTGGTTCACCAGAATACAAAGTTATGCACCCAGACAACACTGTTGTTGCTCAGGTAAGAATTTCTCGTGCTGCTATGAAAGCTGCTCAAGAAGCTGCAAAAGCTGCAAAAGCACCTGCAAAAGGAAAGAAAAAATAA
- the pth gene encoding aminoacyl-tRNA hydrolase produces MIKWIQNLFSSAKTEENIDYMKKYLIVGLGNIGAEYVNTRHNIGFKVLDFLAKKEGLSFETVKLGALAEYKFKGRTFFLLKPNTYMNLSGKAVKHWMDKENIPLENILVITDDLNLSFGTIRIKPKGSDGGHNGLKNINLVLNTQNYTRFRFGISDQFKKGQQVDYVLGDWDEEEKAKLQERLEMSSEIIKSFGTAGLENTMTSFNGK; encoded by the coding sequence ATGATAAAATGGATACAAAACCTGTTTTCATCAGCAAAAACAGAAGAGAATATAGATTATATGAAGAAATATTTAATCGTGGGATTAGGCAACATAGGGGCTGAATACGTAAACACAAGACATAATATCGGATTTAAAGTTTTAGATTTTTTAGCTAAAAAAGAAGGACTTTCTTTTGAAACAGTAAAACTTGGCGCTCTTGCCGAATACAAATTTAAAGGAAGAACTTTTTTTCTTTTAAAGCCTAACACTTACATGAATCTAAGCGGGAAGGCTGTGAAACATTGGATGGATAAAGAAAATATTCCATTAGAGAATATTTTGGTTATTACAGATGATTTAAACCTTTCTTTTGGAACGATTCGGATCAAGCCAAAAGGCAGTGACGGTGGACATAACGGACTAAAAAATATCAATCTGGTTCTGAATACTCAAAATTATACCCGTTTTAGATTTGGTATCAGTGACCAATTTAAAAAAGGACAACAAGTAGATTATGTTTTAGGAGATTGGGACGAAGAGGAAAAGGCAAAATTACAGGAGCGTCTGGAAATGTCTTCAGAAATTATTAAATCATTTGGAACTGCCGGTTTAGAGAATACAATGACTTCTTTTAACGGAAAGTAA
- a CDS encoding superoxide dismutase, translated as MAFELPQLPYAYDALEPHIDARTMEIHHSKHHNAYTTNLNAAIAGTDLEGKTIENILINLDKSNAAVRNNGGGFYNHNLFWTVMTPNGGGLPTGDLLAAIESSFGTFEEFKAKFAKAGATQFGSGWAWLCVHKGGKLDVCGTPNQDNPLMPEVGCGGTPILGMDVWEHAYYLHYQNRRPDYIEAFFSVINWTEVARRFALDK; from the coding sequence ATGGCTTTTGAATTACCACAATTACCTTATGCATATGATGCATTAGAACCACATATTGATGCTCGTACAATGGAAATTCACCATTCAAAACATCATAATGCTTACACAACAAATCTTAATGCAGCAATCGCGGGAACAGATTTAGAAGGGAAAACAATCGAAAATATCTTAATTAATTTAGATAAATCAAACGCTGCTGTTCGTAATAATGGTGGTGGTTTCTATAATCACAATTTATTCTGGACTGTAATGACTCCAAACGGTGGTGGATTGCCAACAGGTGATTTATTAGCTGCAATCGAATCTTCTTTTGGAACTTTTGAAGAATTCAAAGCAAAATTCGCTAAAGCAGGTGCAACACAATTTGGTTCAGGATGGGCTTGGTTATGTGTACACAAAGGTGGAAAATTAGATGTTTGCGGAACTCCAAACCAAGACAACCCGTTAATGCCGGAAGTTGGTTGCGGTGGAACACCAATCTTAGGAATGGATGTTTGGGAGCACGCTTATTACTTACACTACCAAAACAGAAGACCGGATTATATTGAAGCTTTCTTCAGTGTAATTAACTGGACAGAAGTAGCAAGAAGATTTGCATTAGACAAATAG
- a CDS encoding amidophosphoribosyltransferase, producing the protein MSDALKHECGIALVRLLKPLEYYKEKYGTAFYGIQKMYLMMEKQHNRGQDGAGFASIKLDVEPGQRYISRVRSNHASPIQDVFKQINERINEEMTARPELADNIEKLKAEIPYIGELFLGHVRYGTFGKNSIESVHPFLRQSNWMHRNLILAGNFNMTNVKELFENLVELGQHPKEMADTVTVMEKIGHFLDKEVMQLYQDCKQEGYSKREASPVIAERLDIAKILTRSAKNLDGGYAMAGLLGHGDAFVFRDPAGIRPAYFYQDDEVVVVASERPVIQTVFNVPFESVQEIEPGSALIIKKSGKVSMEQILEPTVKKACSFERIYFSRGSDAEIYQERKNLGKLILPAVLKSIDSDTDNTVFSYIPNTAETSFYGLVEAAQDFLNQRKNNYILENRNTLTTETLQELLAVKIRTEKVAIKDAKLRTFITEDSSRDDLVAHVYDVTYGVIKPTDNLVIIDDSIVRGTTLKMSIIKMMDRLNPKRIVIVSSAPQIRYPDCYGIDMAKLEGLVAFRAALALLKERNLYHIVDEVYTKCKAQENFADTDVVNYVTAIYDPFTPEEVSDKIAEMLSSPEINAEVKIIFQKVEDLHIACPKNLGDWYFTGDYPTPGGNRVVNRAFMNFYEGKDARAY; encoded by the coding sequence ATGAGCGACGCTTTAAAACACGAATGTGGTATAGCCCTAGTTAGACTACTTAAACCGCTTGAATATTACAAAGAAAAATACGGTACTGCTTTTTACGGGATACAAAAAATGTATCTGATGATGGAAAAACAGCACAACCGTGGTCAGGATGGTGCAGGTTTTGCCAGTATCAAACTTGATGTTGAACCTGGACAACGTTATATCAGCAGAGTCCGTTCGAATCACGCATCACCTATACAAGACGTTTTTAAGCAAATCAACGAACGCATCAACGAAGAGATGACTGCGCGTCCTGAACTTGCTGACAACATCGAAAAACTAAAAGCCGAAATACCTTATATAGGAGAATTATTCTTAGGACACGTTCGTTACGGAACTTTCGGTAAAAACAGTATCGAAAGCGTTCATCCATTTTTACGTCAAAGTAACTGGATGCACCGTAACCTGATTTTGGCAGGTAACTTTAATATGACTAATGTTAAAGAACTTTTCGAAAACTTAGTTGAACTTGGACAACATCCAAAAGAAATGGCCGATACCGTTACAGTAATGGAAAAAATTGGTCACTTTCTGGACAAAGAAGTAATGCAATTGTACCAAGACTGCAAACAAGAAGGTTATTCTAAAAGAGAAGCTTCTCCTGTTATCGCAGAACGTTTGGATATCGCAAAAATATTAACCCGCTCTGCCAAGAACTTAGATGGTGGTTACGCAATGGCCGGATTATTGGGTCATGGTGACGCTTTTGTTTTTAGAGACCCAGCTGGAATTCGCCCTGCTTACTTTTATCAAGATGATGAAGTGGTAGTTGTGGCTTCTGAGCGTCCGGTTATTCAGACTGTATTTAATGTACCGTTTGAAAGTGTTCAGGAAATTGAACCGGGAAGCGCTTTGATTATCAAGAAAAGCGGAAAAGTTTCGATGGAGCAAATTTTGGAACCAACGGTAAAAAAAGCTTGTTCATTTGAAAGAATCTATTTCTCAAGAGGAAGTGATGCTGAAATTTACCAAGAGCGTAAAAATTTAGGAAAACTAATTTTACCTGCCGTTCTTAAATCAATTGACAGCGATACAGACAATACTGTTTTCTCTTATATTCCGAATACAGCTGAAACTTCTTTTTACGGTTTAGTTGAAGCGGCTCAGGATTTCCTGAATCAGCGTAAAAACAATTACATCTTAGAAAATCGCAATACCCTTACGACTGAAACTTTACAGGAATTATTAGCTGTAAAAATTCGTACGGAGAAAGTGGCAATTAAAGACGCTAAACTTAGAACCTTCATCACAGAAGACAGCAGTCGTGATGACTTGGTTGCACACGTTTATGACGTTACTTACGGAGTAATTAAACCAACAGACAACTTAGTTATTATTGACGACAGTATCGTTCGTGGAACTACCCTTAAAATGAGTATCATCAAAATGATGGATCGTTTAAATCCTAAACGTATCGTAATCGTTTCATCAGCACCACAAATTCGTTACCCGGATTGTTACGGAATTGATATGGCAAAACTGGAAGGTCTTGTTGCCTTTAGAGCAGCATTGGCTTTATTAAAAGAAAGAAACTTATACCATATAGTAGACGAGGTTTACACTAAATGTAAAGCACAGGAAAACTTCGCAGACACTGATGTTGTAAACTACGTAACCGCTATTTACGATCCGTTTACTCCAGAAGAGGTTTCAGACAAAATCGCAGAGATGTTGAGCTCTCCGGAAATCAATGCTGAAGTAAAAATTATATTCCAAAAAGTAGAAGACTTACATATTGCCTGTCCAAAAAATCTTGGAGATTGGTACTTCACCGGAGACTACCCTACACCGGGTGGAAATCGTGTTGTAAACCGAGCTTTCATGAATTTTTATGAAGGAAAAGACGCAAGAGCTTATTAG
- a CDS encoding PfkB family carbohydrate kinase, which produces MNKLLIVGTVAFDAIETPFGKTDKILGGAATYIGLSASFFNLQSAIVSVVGDDFPQEHLDLLTSKNIDISGIEIVKGGKTFFWSGLYHNDLNSRDTLVTELNVLADFQPKVPQNFKDADIVMLGNLHPLVQSSVLDQLEKKPKLVVLDTMNFWMDCALPELLEVIKRVDVITINDEEARQLSGEYSLVKAAAKIQELGPKYVVIKKGEHGALLFHNREVFFAPALPLEDVFDPTGAGDTFAGGFSGFIAQSENISFNNMKNAIIYGSNLASFCVEKFGTERMETLSKAEVAIRLQQFKSLTQFDIEI; this is translated from the coding sequence ATGAATAAACTATTGATTGTTGGAACGGTTGCTTTCGACGCGATTGAAACTCCTTTCGGAAAAACAGATAAAATATTAGGTGGTGCTGCAACTTACATTGGTTTATCAGCGTCTTTTTTCAACCTGCAATCGGCTATTGTTTCTGTAGTTGGAGACGATTTCCCTCAAGAACACTTAGATTTATTAACTTCAAAAAATATTGATATTTCAGGTATCGAAATTGTAAAAGGAGGAAAAACCTTTTTCTGGAGCGGTTTGTATCACAATGATTTAAACTCAAGAGACACGCTTGTTACGGAACTAAACGTTTTAGCTGACTTTCAACCAAAGGTTCCTCAGAACTTTAAAGATGCAGATATCGTGATGTTAGGAAACTTACATCCTTTAGTACAAAGCAGTGTTTTAGATCAGTTAGAGAAAAAACCAAAATTAGTAGTTTTAGACACTATGAATTTCTGGATGGATTGTGCTTTACCGGAATTACTTGAAGTAATCAAACGTGTTGACGTGATTACAATCAATGATGAAGAGGCCAGACAACTTTCAGGAGAATATTCATTAGTAAAAGCGGCAGCTAAAATCCAGGAATTGGGACCAAAATATGTGGTGATCAAAAAAGGAGAACACGGCGCACTTTTATTCCACAACAGAGAAGTATTCTTTGCACCGGCATTACCATTAGAAGATGTTTTTGATCCGACAGGAGCAGGAGATACTTTTGCAGGTGGTTTTTCAGGATTCATTGCACAAAGCGAAAACATTTCGTTTAACAACATGAAAAATGCAATTATTTACGGTTCAAATTTAGCTTCATTCTGTGTAGAGAAATTTGGAACCGAAAGGATGGAAACATTAAGCAAAGCTGAAGTAGCGATTCGATTACAACAATTTAAATCGTTAACTCAGTTTGACATAGAAATATAA
- a CDS encoding RNA polymerase sigma factor, producing the protein MSTLDDQHYIRLIIQGDSNSFAVLVNRYKDMIFSLALKMVKNREEAEEVAQDTFIKIYTSLSKFKGDSKFSTWIYKIAYNTCLDRLKKNKKEENNISIDEFSAHLIKTMDNALSVLEEKERKQTIQKCLNLLPGDENFLLTLFYFDDQSLEEIGKIMNISANNAKVKLFRSRQKLAVILKKQLEPEIVAYYERER; encoded by the coding sequence ATGAGTACTTTAGATGATCAGCATTATATCCGTTTAATTATACAGGGCGATAGTAATTCTTTTGCCGTGTTGGTCAATCGCTATAAGGACATGATATTTAGTTTAGCACTCAAAATGGTTAAAAACAGAGAGGAAGCGGAAGAAGTGGCGCAGGACACTTTTATAAAAATTTACACTTCTCTGAGCAAGTTTAAAGGAGATTCGAAATTTTCGACCTGGATTTATAAGATTGCCTATAACACTTGTTTGGATCGTTTGAAGAAGAATAAGAAAGAAGAAAACAATATTTCGATCGATGAATTTTCGGCACATTTAATCAAAACAATGGACAATGCTTTGAGTGTTTTGGAAGAGAAAGAACGCAAACAAACGATTCAGAAATGCTTAAATTTGTTACCCGGAGACGAAAATTTCCTGCTGACTTTGTTTTATTTTGACGATCAGAGTTTAGAAGAAATAGGAAAAATAATGAATATCTCGGCCAATAATGCCAAAGTAAAATTATTCAGAAGCCGACAGAAGTTAGCCGTAATTTTGAAGAAACAGTTAGAACCAGAAATAGTAGCGTATTATGAAAGAGAGCGATAA
- a CDS encoding DUF6249 domain-containing protein, whose translation MDVKILIPISFFFMIFGIVYLIYSTRNRERLALIEKGVDASIFFEGRGKGAPMWKIFILNTAFLLIGIGVGLFIALFLTTYTQMNPDVVYPATIITMSGVGLLVGFSKAKDLDKA comes from the coding sequence ATGGATGTGAAAATTTTAATCCCAATCAGTTTTTTCTTTATGATCTTCGGAATAGTTTATCTGATTTATTCCACAAGAAATAGAGAACGCTTAGCATTAATCGAGAAAGGCGTTGATGCCAGTATTTTTTTTGAAGGCAGAGGAAAAGGAGCTCCAATGTGGAAAATCTTTATTTTAAATACCGCTTTTCTTTTAATTGGAATCGGTGTTGGTCTTTTTATCGCTTTGTTCCTTACCACTTATACACAAATGAATCCGGATGTTGTTTATCCGGCGACTATCATTACCATGTCGGGAGTCGGTTTGCTTGTTGGATTCAGCAAGGCTAAAGATTTAGACAAGGCGTAA
- the rnhA gene encoding ribonuclease HI: MTQHQVHIYTDGAAKGNPGNGGYGVVMELVGTPHKKEFYEGFRLTTNNRMELLAVIVGLEKLKNPNMTALVISDSKYVVDSVLKKWVFGWEKKGYTGKKNPDLWKRFLIVYRKHQVDFKWIKGHNNHPQNERCDQLAVMAATQTKLSVDVYYETVASKE, from the coding sequence ATGACCCAACACCAAGTACACATATACACAGACGGAGCAGCAAAGGGAAACCCCGGAAACGGAGGGTACGGCGTAGTGATGGAACTGGTTGGAACACCACATAAAAAAGAATTCTACGAAGGTTTTCGACTTACAACCAATAACAGAATGGAGCTTTTGGCTGTAATTGTGGGTCTTGAAAAACTTAAAAACCCAAACATGACGGCTTTAGTCATTTCAGATTCCAAATATGTTGTAGATTCTGTTCTGAAAAAATGGGTTTTCGGTTGGGAGAAAAAAGGTTATACCGGCAAAAAAAACCCGGACCTATGGAAACGTTTTTTAATCGTTTACCGAAAACACCAAGTCGATTTCAAATGGATCAAAGGTCATAACAATCATCCTCAAAATGAGCGCTGTGATCAATTGGCGGTTATGGCAGCAACGCAAACTAAATTATCTGTTGACGTTTATTACGAAACCGTCGCTTCTAAAGAATAA